The genomic region GCATCGACGAGGGCCTGGTGCGCCTGTCGGTGGGGCTGGAAGACGTGGACGACCTGATCGCCGATCTCGACCGCGCGCTCGCCCGCGCGGGCGTGTAGGAGCCGTCGGCGCCGAAGGCGGCGGGCGCGCTGCGGGCGGCCGCGATCAACCCCCGGCGGCGGCCGCCACCACCGTCTCCTCGGCGTCGGAGGGCAGATACAGCCCGCGCTGGCCGCGCACGGGCCGGAAGCTCTCGGTGATCCCGAGGACCGTCTCGGCCGCGCCGAGGAACAGCACGCCATCGGCCGGCATGATCCGGCGCATGCGCTCCAGCACGTCCTTCTTCGTCGCCTGGTCGAAATAGATCAGCACGTTGCGGCAGAAGACGACGTCGAACTTGCCGAGAGACGTGAAGGGGTCGAGGAGGTTGAACTCCCGATAGGACACCATGTTGCGGATCTCGGGCGCGATCTGCCACTGGTCGCCCACCTGCGTGAAGTATTTCATCAGCATCTGGATCGGCAGGCCGCGCTGCACCTCGAACTGGGAGTAGAGCCCGGCTTCCGCCTTCTTGAGCACGGGACGGGAAATGTCGGTGCCGATGATCTCCACCGACCAGTCCTTCCACTCGTGCCAGCGGTTGCGCAGGATCATCGCGATCGAATAGGGCTCCTGGCCGGTTGAACAGGCCGCGCACCACACCCGGATCCGCCTGGTCGCGGCCCGGCGCGCGCGCAGCATGGGCAGGACCTGCTTTTCCAGGATCTCGAAGGGCGTGCGGTCGCGGAAGAAGAAGGATTCGTTGGTCGTCATCGCCTCGGTGACCTCCCGGGCGAGCGACTCGGAATTCGTGCGCCGCAGCTCCTCGACGAGGGCGTCGATGCCATCCAGCCCGCGCCGGCGCGCCAGCGGGGTCAGCCGGGATTCCAGAAGATAGACCTTGTCGGGATTGAGCGTCAGCCCCGACCGCTTTTTGAGCAGCGCACTCAGGAATTCGAAATCGGCCGTCTTCATCGGCCACCTCCCAGAAACCCGTTCAGTTTTTCAGCCATGCGGTCGAGAGGGACCACCGCCGCGCACAGGCCGGCCGTCGCCACCGCACCCGGCATGCCCCAGACCACGCTCGTCGCCTCGTCCTGGGCGACGATGGTCGCGCCCGCGGTCACCAGATCCCGCGCGCCCCTGAGGCCGTCGTGCCCCATCCCGGTCAGCACGACGGCCAGCGTCCGCGCAGCGTAACTGCGCGCCAGCGAGCGGAACAGCGGATCGACAGCCGGCCGGCAGAAGTTTTCGGGCGGATCCTGGTTGAGCCGCAGCACCGCCCTGCCGTCCTCGCGCTCGACCAGCATGTGCCAGTCACCGGGGGCGACATGGATGCGCCCCCTTTCGAAGGGCATCCGGTCCTCGGCCTCGACCGCCGGCAGACCGCTCACCCGCGCGAGATGCTCGGCGAGAATCCCGGTAAACGTGGGCGGCATGTGCTGGACGATGGCGATCGGCACCTTCTCGAGCGCCCGCCGGTCGAGCTCGCCGAACAGCTTCATCAGCGCCTGGGGGCCGCCCGTGGACGAGCCGATGGCGAGCACCTCCGGCGGAAACAGGGAGGGGGCGCGCAGCACGATCTGCTCGCCGCGCGCCGCCGCGATCGGCTCCTCCGTCCGCTCGCGCCCGCGCGCGACCACCACCACGCCCGCGCGGCGCCCGCCGGCTGCCGGCCCGGTGGGCTGGATCGCGGCCGCGCCCTTCGGCTGGCCCGAGCGGTTCAGGCCCTCGGGCTGGGGAATGCCCAGCTCGCGCCGGCGCTGGGCCGCGTAGATCTTCACCTTCTCGACGAGCTCGCGCCGGAAGTCGAGGCTGGCATTGACGGCGCGCAGCGTCTCCGGCTTCGGCACGTAGTCGCTGGCGCCGAGCTGCAGGGCCCGCAGCGAAATCTCCGCGTTCTTCTTGGTAAGCGTGGAGGCCATGACCACCTTCACCGAAGGCTCCTGCGCGAGGATCTTCGGCAGCGCCGTCATGCCGTCCATCTCGGGCATCTCGATGTCGAGGACGACGACGTCCACCGGTGTGCGTGCCAGATTCTTCAGCGCCATGACGCCGTTGGAGGCGCTCGAGACGACCTTGATGGCCGGGTCCTCCTCCAGATAGCGGGTGAGAAAGCCCCGGATGACGGCGCTGTCGTCGACGACCATGACGCGGTAGGGCCCGCCCTGCTGTTCCCCCGGGGCGGCCGAACGATCCGATGCCGACAAGCTCACTGTCCTGCTCAACGCTGCTGCTCCGGTGGACACCCGCGGCGCGACCCGCCTGTGTCGCGGCCGACCGCGAAACTGCCGCCCCGCCCGCTCACACCAGGCCGACCTGCGCGAACTTCGCCTCGATGATCTCGCGGTCGAAGGGCTTCATGATGTATTCGTCGGCCCCCGCCTCCATCGCCTGGCGGATGTGGGCCATGTCGTTCTCGGTCGTGCAGAACACCACCACCGGCTGCTTGACCCCTTCCATCGCGCGGATCCGCTTCAGAAATTCGAGGCCGTCCATGACCGGCATGTTCCAGTCGAGAAGAACGACGTCCGGCATGCGCGCCTGACAGCGCTCGAGTGCGTCCCGGCCGTCGGCGGCTTCCTCGATCTCGAACTCGAGCTCCTCGAGGATGCGCCGCGCAACCCTGCGGATGACCTTCGAGTCATCCACCACCAGACAGGACTTCATCGCCGTGCTCCCATCAGCTTGCCCATCCCTTTGCTCCCGGCTGCTGCGGCCTCTTCTCTTTGCCTTCGCGCCCTAGGCCGCCACCGCCGACTGCTGATCGAAGTCGAGCAGCTTCTCGACATCGAGTGCGACGAGCAGCTCCTCGTCCAGCCGGTAGATGCCCTTCGAGACCTCGCGCCAGCGCGGGTCGAGGGTGACGGGATTGCGCTCCAGCCGGTCGTCCTCCAGCCGCAGGACGTCGCCGACCTCGTCGATCTGCAGGCTGTAGGGCTCGCCCCGGAACTCCAGCACGACGCTCATGTCCTCGCCGCCGTCCTCGCGCGGCGTAAAGCCCAGCCGTTCGCGCAGATTGATCGCCGTCACGATGCGTCCGCGCAGGTTCAGCACGCCCGCGACCCATTTGGGCGCCAGCGGAATGCGGGTGATCTTCTGCGGCGCGAGCACGTCGTGGACAGCCAGCACCGGGATACCGAGGAGCTGGCCGGCCAGCCGCACGGTCACGAACTCCTGGGCGTCCTCCTGCAGCAACAGCTTTTTCGCGTCGGTTTCCGGACCGCTCATGCCGCATCTCCCTGAAGGTTGAGCTGCTGCGACAGGCTGGCCAGCAGCGCCTTGCGATCGAATTTGGCGATGTAGTCATTGAAGCCCACGGCCCGCCCGCGCGCGAGATGCTTCTCGCTCGCGAAGCTGGACAGCGCAACAAGCGGCGTGTCCTTCCAGCGTCCGCCGGATTTCACGATCTGGGCGAACTCGAAGCCGTCCATCCCGGGCATGTCGATGTCCGAGATGATGAGATCGAAGTCCTCGCCCTCTTCCCTGAGCTCGAGCGCCTTTTCGGCGCTGTCCACGGTGACGAGCTCGTAGCCGGCCGCCTTGAGCAGCGGCCGCAGCATGTTGCGGAAGAAGCTGCTGTCGTCGATGAGCAGCACCCGCGTGCCCTTCCTGGGCGAGACCTCCTCGTTCAGATTGCGCGAGCGCAGCCACTCGCCGAAGGCCTTGCCGAGATAGTAGGACACGTCGATGATCTCGGTGGCCTTGCCCGCGATCACGGCCGAGCCGACGATGCCGGGGCGCTTGGAACCCAGCTTGATGTCGAGCGCATCCTCGACGATGTCGAGGATCTCGTCGACGGCCAGCCCCATCGTGTAGTCGCCGTCGGTGAAGACGATGACGGGCTGGCGGCCCTCCGTGCGCAGGGCCTCGAGGCCGTCGACGGGCACGATGGGCATCAGCGCGCCGCGGTACTGGACGACGAGCTGGCCGTCGGACTCCTCGATGCGCTCGACCTCGATGTCCTCGAGCCGCGCCACCAGCGACAGCGGCACCGCCTTGCGGCCGTGTTCGCCGGCGCGCATGAGCAGGAAGGTCTCGCGCTCGCCCTCGCGCCGGCGCTGGGCTGCCGCATCCTGCTCCTTCGTCTTGTCCTGGTCATCGGAGACGGCGGCGTTTGCGAGATTGGCGATGCCGTTGGGATCGAGGATCATGATGACGCTGCCGTCGCCCAGGATCGTGTTGCCCGAGTAGACGGACAGATGCTTGAGGATCGGGGCGACCGGCTTGACCACGATCTCCTCGGTGTCGAACACCTGATCGACGACGATGCCGAAGGTGAACGCGCCCACCTGGGTCACGACGATGAAGCCGTCGTGCGAGGCCTCTTCGGCCATGATCTCCGCATGGCTCTTGAAGCCCAGAATCCCGTTCAGATAGACGAGCGGCAGCAGCCGGTTGCGCAGGCGCAGCACCGGCGTGTCCTTGATCCGCTCGATGCGGCTGTCGCTGTTTCCGCCGACCCGCACCAGCTCGAGAACGCTGATCTGCGGTATCGCGAAGCGCTCGCCCGAGGCCTCGACGATGAGCGCCGAGACGATGGCCAGCGTCAGCGGAATCTTGATCCGGAAGGTCGTGCCCCGGCCCTCGGTCGAGACCATGTCGATGGTCCCGCCGATCTTTTCGATGTTGGTGCGCACGACGTCCATGCCGACCCCGCGCCCCGACACCGAGGTGACCTGCTCGGCGGTGGAAAAGCCGGGGTGGAAGATGAACTTCTGGATCTGGTTCTCGGACATCTCGGCGAGTTCCGCCTCGGTCGCGAGCCCCTTCTCCAGGATCTTCTTGCGGATCTTCGAGACCGAGATGCCGCGCCCGTCGTCGGAGATCTCGATGATGATGTGCCCGCCCTCGTGCATGGCGTTCAGATGGATCGTGCCGGTCTCCGGCTTGCCCAGCGCCACGCGCTCGGCGGGTGTTTCGATGCCGTGGTCCGCGGAGTTGCGGACCATGTGGGTGAGGGGGTCCTTGATCAGCTCGAGAACCTGGCGGTCGAGCTCGGTCTCGGCGCCATGCATCTCGAGATTGATCTTCTTGTCGAGCTCATGGGCGAGGTCGCGGACGATGCGGGGCAGCTTCGCCCAGGCGTTGCCGATCGGCTGCATGCGGGTCTTCATGATCCCTTCCTGCAGCTCGGTCGTCGTCTGGGACAGCCGCTGGATCGGCACCGTGAATTCGCTGTCCTCGCGCTCGCGCACCATCTGCAGGAGCTGGTTGCGGGTGAGCACCAGCTCGCTGACGAGGTTCATCAGATTCTCGAGGAGATCGACGGAGACCCGGATCGACTGGGCGCTGCGCCGATCGACGCCCGCGCCGTCGCCGCCCTGTGCGCCCTGCGCGTCCGGCTTCTTCGCCTCGGGCTTCGCCTGGCGGCGCGAGCTTTCGATGGCGGACTCGCGGACCATCTCGAGCGCCATCGAGGCATCGTCGCAGGTCTCGGCCTCGAGCTGGATCTCCTCGAAGACGGCCTTGGCGAGCTTGACGAGGCCGTCGAATTCCTTGTCGCCGAAGCCCTCCTTGCCGATCATCGTCTCCATGACGTTGCGGGCGGCCGCCTCGTCCTCCTTGAAGAGCGCCGTCATCAGCCCCTGGAACTGGGCCTTGCGGCGGTCCTCCGGCACATCGGCGAAGAAGGAGCCCAGCACCGGGTCGCGGGCGATGCGCTTGGCCATCAGATGCGCCGCCACCGCGATCGAATCGTCGCCGCCGACGCGCTCGAACAGCCGCGCGCCGGCCGCCGGGGCGGAGGCGGCACGGGGCGCCGCGGCGCCGTTGTTGTCGTTTGCGGTATCGGAAGGCGCCTCGTCGTCGGGCCCCGGCGCCTCCTGGAAGGCGCGCTCCAGCTCTTCCAGCGAGACTTCGCCCGGCTTCAGACGCCGGCCGAGGCCGGGATCATAGGCCCCCTCACCCTCTTCCTCGTCAGCCGTCCCGTCGGCCGCGCTTTCGGCTGCCGGCGGCTCGGCGGCGGGCGCGGCCGCCCCGCCCTCGGCGATCGCGTCGAGCCGGGAGATCAGATCGCTGTCGTCACCCTCGGGCTCCTGGCCGCTCGCCTCCAGGCCGCGCAGGATCTCCTTGATGCGGTCGAGGCTCTCGAGCACCACCGTCACGGCATCGGGCGTGACCTCGAGCTCACCGTCGCGGAACTTGCCGAGGACGTTTTCGGCCGCATGCGCCACGCTCTCGAGACGCGGCAGGCCGAGGAAGCCGCATGTTCCCTTGATGGTGTGCACGAGGCGGAAGATGTTGTCGAGCACCTCGCGATTGCTGGGGTCCTGCTCGAGCTTCACCAGCTCGACGTCGACGACATCGAGGCTCTCGTTCGTCTCGGTCAGAAATTCGACGAGCAGATCGTCCATGATCCCATCCCTGCCTGTGGCCGCAGGCCGGCAGCCATCCGACCCCCATATGCCGACGGGGCGGCGGCCATGCCGCGCGTGAGATGCGCCCGGGCGATGGCTTCGGCGCCGGGTGGACTGTCGCCGAAATCCGTTAAGAAGCTGTAAAGTGCAGAGCCCCGCGCCGGTCCTATCCGCCAGTCACGGAAGCGAGGCGGCAGGTCCCGTCAAGAACGGAACCCCGCACAAGTCTCTAGCCGGATTGTGCCGCCTCACCCGGCAGCCGCACCCCGCACCTCGACCGTGAGCCGGGCGCGACCGCCTTCCTCCGGGGGGATGCTGTCCGACGGCCGGTATTCCGCAAGGCCGAGGCGGCGACCGTCGCCGGCGGCGGCGCGCAGGGCGAGCAGCACCGGGGCGCAGCGGGGGCTGGCCGCGACGGGCGCGTCCGGCGCGCCGAGAAGCGTCACCATCTCGTCGGGCACGATCAGACGCTCGCCCTCGCCCGTGATCGCGAGCGTGCCGCCGTCTTCCGAGATCGTGAGCGTGCCGCCCCGGATCAGGCATTCCGCTACCGCGAGCGCCAGATTGAGGACGACCTTCGCCTCCCGCTTGCCGAGAAGGGAACGGGCGACCTCCCATACGAGCCGGATCCGCATCTGTTCGAGCAGATGACTCAGGCTGCCCGCAAGGAAGCCGGCGTCGATCTCCTCGCCGAGCCCCGCGGCCATGCCGAAGGCGAGGCGATAGAACTGGAGGCGGGCGTTCAGAGTCGCCGCGCTCTTTTCCAGCATGGCGACGATCTCGCGGATCCCGTCGGGATCCGTCTCCTCGCGCAGCAGCTCCATCCCGTTGGCCAGCGCCCCCGAAGGACCCACGAGGTCATGGGCCATGCGCGAACACAGAAGTCCGGCCAGCTCGAGCGGATCGTCGCCGGTCGCCGTCCCGTCCATTCTTCCTCCCTCGAACACGGCGGCCATCCCCCGCAGTCGCCGCGCGCCTCAACTTTGGTGAAATGATAGCCTCCGCGGCCGCCCTTGCCAATCTTTGCACAGGCCGGGACTCCCGGGGGCTTGCCATGGCCCCGGCTGGCGGGCCAAGACGGCGGCACCCGCCGACCGGGCCGTATCAGAAACGGGAGCCGCCGCCGTGAATGCCGCCGATCCCTCGGGACCGTTCACCCTCGCCCACATGGCCGATTCGCCGCTGCTGCCGGCCGTCGCCGCAGCCTGCCGGGCGATCGAGCAGGTGGCGGAGGAGACGATCGCCGTGCGCGAGAAGGGCGATCGCTCGCCCGTCACCCTGGCCGACGAGCGCGCGGAGCGGATTCTGCTCGCGGCTCTCGCCGAGATCGCGCCGGAGATCCCGGTGATCGCGGAGGAGCAGGCGGAGCGCGAAGGGCTGGCCGAGGCGGCGCCGGCGCGATTCCTCCTCGTCGATCCCCTGGACGGGACGAAGGAATTCATCCGCGGCGGCGACGACTACACCGTCAATGTCGCGCTCGTCGAGGCGGGCCGGCCGGTCTTCGGTCTCGTCGCGGCACCAAGGCGCGGGACCGTCTGGATCGGCGCGGCCGGCGAAGGTGCGCTGGCCGCCCGCCTCGGTGCCGGCGGGAGGCTCGAGGAGTCCCGGCGGCTGGCCGTGCGGAGGGCGCCGGAGCGGATCACGATCGTCGCCAGCCGCTCGCACCGCAATCCGGAGACCGAGCGCTATCTCGCCCACTACCCGGATGCCGAGACCGTCGCGATCGGCAGCTCGCTCAAATTCTGCCTCCTGGCCGAAGGGCGGGCGGATCTCTACCCGCGGCTCGGCCCGACGATGGAGTGGGACACGGCCGCGGGCGATGCCGTGCTGCGGGCGGCGGGCGGACGCGTGCTCGACGAGCGGGGCCGGCCGCTCGCCTACGGCAAGCCGGGTTTTCGCAACGGCTGGTTTCTGGCGGTCGGCGATCCCGCGCTGCGCCCCGTGCCGCTTTCGGCCGCGACCGGGGGCGCAGAACCCGACCGGGCTTGACGGGCCTGTTCGCGGGCCGGCAGAGCGCCTATATCGCACCCATGATCGTCGTCTTCGATTGCGACGGAACGCTCGTCGACAGCCAGCACGCCATCTGCGCGGCGCTGGCCGAGGCCTTCCGTGCGGCCGGCCTTGCGCCGCCGCCGCCCGCGACCGCGCGCGGGATCGTGGGGCTGTCGCTCGAACCCGCGATGCGCCGGCTGCTCGCGGCGACCGGCCAGGAGGCGGACCCGGCCCGGCTGGCGGCGTTCTACCGCGACGCCTTCTTCGCCATCCGCAGCCGCAACGGCGCGGATCCGGATTTCGAGCCGCTGTATGAGGGCGTGCGGGAGATGCTGGAGGCGCTGCGCGCGGCCGGCTGTCTGATGGGAATCGCCACCGGCAAGTCGCGGCGGGGGCTGGCCGCCACGCTCGAGCGCCACGATCTGCTGCCCTTCTTCGACGCCTGGGCGACCGCCGACGACCACCCCTCCAAGCCGCATCCGGCGATGCTCCAAGAGGTGGTGGCGGCGCTCGGCGGCGCACCGGGCGGCGCGGTCCATGTGGGTGACACCCGCTTCGATGTCGAGATGGCCCGCGCGGCGGGCGTCACCCCGATCGGGGTCGCCTGGGGCTATCACGAGCCGGCGGAGCTTGCGGCGGCGGGTGCCGCCCATGTCCTCGACCGGCCGGGGGATCTGCCGCCCATCGTCCTCGCCCGGGCTGCCGGCGGGACCACCGCAAACACCCTGCAGGAGACGGAATGATGCCCGAGCGGGATCCGAAGCGCCTCAGGATGCGCTTTCTCTTCCTCGCCGGCGGCATGCTGGCGGCGGCGGTCCTCGTCTATGTCGTGATGGCGGCGCTGCCGCCCGTGGATCCGACGGGGCTGGTCGCGGCGCTTCAGACCTTCTTCGCGCTCGTCCTGCTGCTCGTCGTCGCCTTCGCCCTGCTGTTCCTCCTCGCCGCCACCAGCACCCGGCTCGCCGGCTTTCTTGCCGACCGCGGCCAGTATCTGGTCGATCTCTGGCGCGTGCCCTTCCGCTTCATCGGCTTCGGCGGATTCTTCGACAGCGACCCGCTGGCCGAGAAGGCCATCGCCTCCGAGCGCAAGCGCGCGCGTGTCGAGCGCCGGCGGCTCGCCCGCGCCACCCGGCCGCGCGGCAAGAGCAGCCCTCAATCCGTGTCTTCCCAAGGCAAGGAGGGGAAATGACGAAGGCAGCCGTGATCTGGCGGGCCGGGGCGCGCCGGCGCTTCCGCGAGGCCGCGGCCGAGGCGGTCGACGGCGGCTGGCGCATTCTGCTCGACGGCCGCGCGCTCTCGACTCCGCGCGGGCGGACGCTGCTGCTGCCGACGGCGGCGCTCGCCGAGGCGGTCGCGGCGGAATGGGACGCGCTCGGCGAGCGGCTCGATCCTCGGATGCTGGCGCTCACCGGCCTTGCCAATGCGGCCGCCGATCTCGTGGCCGGCCGCGAGGAGGAGGTCCGTGCCGAGACGCGGGGCTGGGTGGACGGCGATCTTCTCTGCTATCGCGCGCCCTTCCCGGAATCCCTGCGAAGGCTCCAGGCGGAGCACTGGGACCCCCCGCTCGCCGCGCTCGCCAATACCCTCGGCGCGGCCTTCACGGTAGCCGAAGGCGTCCTGCCGCAGACCCAGCCGCGGGCGCTCCACGAGGCGGTCGCGGCCGTGCTCGCCCGCCAGGACGCCTGGCATCTCGCGGGCCTGCGGGCGCTTGCGGGCGCCGCGCACTCGCTCGCGCTTGCGCTCGCCCATCTGCTGTGCGGCTGGCCGATCGAGAAGGTGGTCGCCGCCGCGCTCCTGGATGAGACCTTCCAGGCCGGGCGCTGGGGCGTGGATGCCGAGGCCGAGGCCCGCCGCGAGGCCCTCGCACGCGACATGCGCACCGCCGCCCGCTTCCTCGCGCTAATTGACGCCGCCTGAACACCTCGTCGCAGCCATGACGCTCGAACGGGCCGAGTCGCGTTCCAGCCCGCTTTTATGTAACCGGTACCACATTACTCGATTTGGTCAGGAAGTGACGTATTTGCAAAGACATAAGTTGGTTGAACCCATACGGGTTGCGTTGGTTGCGATTATTATGTAAACGGTTCCCTCGTCGTCCGGCAATGCCACGGCTGGCGGGCGGCACCCGGCCCGAAGGGGAAGGAACCGGATCCGCGTGCGGGCGGATCCGCGCGATCAGGGAGGAGAAAGCCAATGCGTCACACGACGGATCGATTCGCTCAGCGGCTTCTGACGGGTGCGGCCGTCTGCGCGATCGCGCTTGCGATTGCGGCCGGGCTCGATGGGAAGCGGGCCTGGGCCGCACCGGATGCGAAGGATGCGACGGCCCAGACGGATGACGGCAGCAGCGAGGAAAAGGCCGACCAGCCGGTCGAGGCGCTGGAAGAGATCGTCGTCACCGGCACCAGCCGGGTGCGCCGGGCCTTCAGCGCGCCCAACTCGGTCACTCTGATGGATGAGGAGGAGCTGTCCCGCTACAGCTTCAACAGCCAGGCGGACATCCTGCGCAACATCCCCGGCCTGCGGGCCGAAGGCGGCGGCGGCGAGGTGGCGACGAACGTCTTCATCCGCGGCATGCCCTCGGGCGGCCAGTTCCAATTCACGCCGCTCGAATATGACGGCATTCCGGCGTTTTCGACCTTCGGGCTCAATTCTTCGGCCTTCGACGTCTACTACCGCAATGATCTGGGGATCGAGCGTCTCGAATTCGTCCGTGGCGGCGTTTCCAACCTGTTCGGTCCGGGCTCGGTGGCAGGCATCATCAACTACATCTCGATCACCGGCTCGGACACGCCACAGAGTGCCCTGCAGCTGGAGACCGGCACGCCTACGGAGGGGCCCAGCGCCTTCCGCTTCCGGGCCGACTTCATGAGCGCAGGCCCCCTGAGCCGGGACAACGGGCTCTACTACGCCATCTCCGGCTACTATCGCTATGACGAGGGCCCCATCAAGACGGGCTTTCCGACGCAGGGTTTCCAGCTGCGCGCCAATATCAAGAAGGAATTCTCGGACGGCTCCGGCGATTTCCGGATCTTCGGCCAGGTCATCAATGACGACGTCCAGTTCTTCCTGCCCTTCCCGCTGGATGGCGCAACGAAGAAGCGGGCGATCGGCAATGACGGCAAGCGCGTCTTCACCGTCCAGACGGACGACGCGAACTTCCTGAGCTTCGACCGTCCGGACGGCCGTTACCAGACTCGCATCCGTCACGGCGTACGCACGGAAGGCGGGGCGATCGGCTTCGCGTTGGACAAGGATCTGGGTGACGACTGGCGGCTCAACGTGAAGAGCAAGTACGCCCGCTACAGCCACGAGTTCAATCTGTTCCTCGATGGCGATGGAATCGTCAACGTTCCCGAAACCCTGGCCGGTTTCTTGGAGGCGCGCGGTCTTCCCGATCTTTCCAATGCAAATTTCACCTTCACGGAAAGCGGGGAGCCGGTGCCGGCCAACTTCCTGCTGTTCGCCAACCGCATCCTCGATCGCCTGCGGCCGGCGAACGACTTCACCTTCGAAGCAAACATCCGGCGTGATGCCGTAACCGGCAACGTCGACCACACCTTCACGCTCGGCGGCTTCTTCGCCCGCGCGGAAGCCGACGACGTGGACACGATTCTGACCTACCTGGGCGAGTTCTCGAACCGTCCGCGGCTCGTGGACCTGACCGTCACCCTGCCCGACGGATCGGAACAGATCGTCTCGCAGAACGGCCTGCTCAACGCCGGCACCGGCTACAGCAACAACAAGCACACGGCGACCCGCTTTGCAGCCTATGCCGCGGACCAGATGGTGTCCGGGCCGTGGAGCATCGACGTCGGCGTCCGGGTCGAGCGCATGATCGGTGATCTGCTGCGCGAGATGACGGGCACCTTCACCATCAGCGACGATCCGATGCTCGCGCAGGCCCTGCGCGACGTCGTCTTCGGCACCGGCGACTTCCTGAAGGGCAGAGTGCGCACCACGGCCTGGGCAGCAGCAGCCGCGGTGGGATACGAGGTCAGCCGCAACCTCAACCTGTTCGCCAATTTCTCGCGCGGCTTCTTCTTTCCGCAGCTGCGGGGCGTGCGGTTCGATCCCTTCGGCAATCCGAGCCAGTATGAGGCGGAGGTCATCAAGCAGTCCGAGGTCGGCGCGAAGTACCAGAACGCCCGGTTTGCCGCCACCATCACGGGCTTCTGGGTGAAGCTGTCGAACCGTCAGGACATCCGCTTCATCAACGATCCGAACAACCCCGGCCAGACGATCAATGTCGCCAATCTCGTCGGCACCCGCACCTTCGGCGTGGAGGCCACGGGCGAGGTGACGATCACCGAGAACCTCACCTTCTCGGCCAATGTCACCTTCCAGGACCACCAGTTCACGAGCTTCGAGGGCTCCCCGCAGTTCGTCGGCAACGAGATGCCGCGCCAGCCGCGCGTGTTCGTCAACAGCGGGCTCGTCTATGACGATGGCCGGTTCGACGTCGCGATCTTCAACACATTCCAGGGCAGGACGTTCTCCAGCAATGCCAACAACGTCCGCCTCGACGGGTTCAACCTCACGCGGCTGGAGGCCGGCTATCGCTTCGAGATTGCCGACGGCCAGTTCGTGCGGGCATCCGTCGCGATCTTCAATCTGTTCAACAGCGACGGCATCACCGAGGGGAGCCCGCGCGTCGGCAACGCGCAGTCGTCCGCCGGGGCCTTCTTCGTGGGGCGTCCCATTCTGCCCAGGCAATTCACCTTCCGTCTGCGCTACGACTTCTAGGGAGTCGTGCGGTGGGGGCGGGGCTGCGATCCTTTCTTGGCCGGCCCCGCCCCTCCTTTTCCGCGCCGCCTGGCCGGCCATGCCACCCGGTCATGCGGCCGGCGGCCCGCCCGCGGAAGGCATGAAGCGGCTTTTCCTCGAAGAGGATGGCAGGTCAAGGGGATCGATGGCGAAGATGGCGACAGGGCGACGGGATGATCTCGATGCGCAGGCGCGCCGCATCCTCCACGCGAACGACCGCGGCGGCTATACGGTGCCCAATCCCCATGTCTATCCGTTCCAGTGGAACTGGGACTCGGCATTCGTAGCGCTCGGCT from Rhodothalassiaceae bacterium harbors:
- the fhuA gene encoding TonB-dependent receptor, with the translated sequence MRHTTDRFAQRLLTGAAVCAIALAIAAGLDGKRAWAAPDAKDATAQTDDGSSEEKADQPVEALEEIVVTGTSRVRRAFSAPNSVTLMDEEELSRYSFNSQADILRNIPGLRAEGGGGEVATNVFIRGMPSGGQFQFTPLEYDGIPAFSTFGLNSSAFDVYYRNDLGIERLEFVRGGVSNLFGPGSVAGIINYISITGSDTPQSALQLETGTPTEGPSAFRFRADFMSAGPLSRDNGLYYAISGYYRYDEGPIKTGFPTQGFQLRANIKKEFSDGSGDFRIFGQVINDDVQFFLPFPLDGATKKRAIGNDGKRVFTVQTDDANFLSFDRPDGRYQTRIRHGVRTEGGAIGFALDKDLGDDWRLNVKSKYARYSHEFNLFLDGDGIVNVPETLAGFLEARGLPDLSNANFTFTESGEPVPANFLLFANRILDRLRPANDFTFEANIRRDAVTGNVDHTFTLGGFFARAEADDVDTILTYLGEFSNRPRLVDLTVTLPDGSEQIVSQNGLLNAGTGYSNNKHTATRFAAYAADQMVSGPWSIDVGVRVERMIGDLLREMTGTFTISDDPMLAQALRDVVFGTGDFLKGRVRTTAWAAAAAVGYEVSRNLNLFANFSRGFFFPQLRGVRFDPFGNPSQYEAEVIKQSEVGAKYQNARFAATITGFWVKLSNRQDIRFINDPNNPGQTINVANLVGTRTFGVEATGEVTITENLTFSANVTFQDHQFTSFEGSPQFVGNEMPRQPRVFVNSGLVYDDGRFDVAIFNTFQGRTFSSNANNVRLDGFNLTRLEAGYRFEIADGQFVRASVAIFNLFNSDGITEGSPRVGNAQSSAGAFFVGRPILPRQFTFRLRYDF